Within Ischnura elegans chromosome 6, ioIscEleg1.1, whole genome shotgun sequence, the genomic segment AATTCTTTTTAAGTTTCAACTCCTTCCCCgcttcaaacaaatattttgagaagAACACATATTTCAGATAGATCCAtacaaatagaaatttaataaacaacaaaaattataaatattctttaagcACCCAAGATTCAGTTTACAAGAAATATCTTATCCCATTCGGCATTCCATAAACATTCCCTAAACATTCCCTCAATTCATTTGCTTCTTTTGTGGTGGTATGGTATTGGAGGACGCGACCGCAACATTAAAGtggggaaaattaaaaagaataaactttgtgctttcacatgaaatatttattcacaaatttacacgATCATGGACAACATAAGACGTCACCATCAGCTGACGATGACGTCTTACGCTGAaacgtgaaagcacaaagtttcttcttttttatttttcataatgaatcgctttcacaaattTACGCCTTAAACCATAAATTAGAGTAGGGATTGGccattttcagataatttttcaTCCTAAaccacctccgggatttgaatccgagacCGCGGGGCGGGAAGCGAAAACTccagccaccaaaccaacccgatccccattctTACTTAGAGTCAAAAATTAATCGATACATTAGGTACACGTATTCCGCATGACAATTATTTCACCAACGCGATCCCCTTATTTCTTCTGCGTTGCTCATGATTTCCTCCTTACAGCCATGGAAGATACTGACCGTGTGAAATGACTAATCATTTCTCCTTTCGTAATCAAATATCTACCAGGCGTACCCCAAGTACCAGTTCGACTACGGCGTCCACTCTCCGCACACCGGTGACGTGAAGAACCAGTGGGAGGCGAGGGACGGAGACGTGGTCAAGGGCGCCTACAGCCTCGTGGAACCCGACGGCACCGTCCGAAccgtcgagtacaccgccgacgaccacaacggattcaacgcagTCGTCAAGAAGAGCGGACACGCCGTGCACCCCGCGGTGGCACCCGTCGCTCACTACGGAGGCGCCGGCGTCTACGGCCACGGCTATGGAGGATACGGCTACGCCCCTGCCGCCTCCTACGCTAACTACAACGGATACGCCGGTTCCGGTTTGGGACACTTGGGCGGTTACGGAGGATATGGTGGTTATGGTTACGGCTATTGAGATAATTCACCCGCCCATACGAAGAGCACCGGAGCGAATTCGGCACATCACCACACCCTCCCATTGATAAAAATCAGCACTTTTTTTTGAAAGATCTCTGCCATTTTTGGCTTTCTTCTAGAACTAAAATATATGTAGATAGAATCCTGCCCCTTACTTTCATTATTGAATCAATAAAAGAGCTCATAAAACTCTTATCTCCCTTCTTAGGAGTAAAAACGACTGCATTCAAGCATTCTATTGAATCTCGAACAGTGTTATTTCCCATGTGATGCAGAAACGAAAGCCTAAAATCTGGCCGAGAATTTCAAAAACCTATGTTTTATTCACGCCATATGAC encodes:
- the LOC124160319 gene encoding cuticle protein 19-like, which gives rise to MSSAVIFVCSVLFAAVNAGYLGGVYGAPYGVEGKYADYYAYPKYQFDYGVHSPHTGDVKNQWEARDGDVVKGAYSLVEPDGTVRTVEYTADDHNGFNAVVKKSGHAVHPAVAPVAHYGGAGVYGHGYGGYGYAPAASYANYNGYAGSGLGHLGGYGGYGGYGYGY